TTTAGCATTTGATCTTTAGTACAAGGTTAGAAAAATGTCAATAAACATGAGAATTGGGTACGAGCATGAGAATTGACGGTTGTAAGCCATATTTGAAGACGTCGAAACTACCCAGATGTGGTCCTATAGATATCACTAAAAGTATAGAGCTGCTATAGATATAACTGAACTCTGATTAACATATCTATAGGTCATGAGACAGGCCGTAAATGAAATAGGTGAAGCGTGCAAATGATCTTCGTCATTAGCAACGGCGGATGTAACCGATGTATGGAAAGAGCCTGAGTTAGGAAATGTATTGGGCGGAGCATTCTAAATTTCTAATTAGTGAGGTACCTGAACATATTGGATGTGTCACAGAAGGCTTGTTCTCTTAATTTTTAAAGTAAAATGTGGCAGGACAAAAATAGCGAAAACCTCGAAGCAAGTGAAAAAAAATGAAACAGAGTAATACAACAATAAACGTTGCCAATGGAGCATGAAGAGATCAGTTATCGAACCAAAAACAATTTGAAGGGGAACTAACTGAAGCAGCATTTGGTGCCCGCGTACACTCAGATGAGCCCGGGCATAAACAGTAAATcgtaaaaaaaattaaataaattcataaaattccaattttttttgcgATGCAAGATCCTCAGATGCGTTATACTCGTGCAAAATACCGTGAAGTTTGGACATTCGAGTAGCTCGTGGCAAAAAAAATCAGGTATGTGAGAAACATTTGAAAACAACACTGTTCTTACacgaatttgtcttttttgccgcgCCCTCCTCGTATGTCCAAACTTCGCCAAATTTTGCACAAACATCACATACATGAACATCTTGCTTGCAAAAAAAATATCAGATTTTTGTTTGTTTCTATGTTTTCTATTTTTAAGCACTATACTGTTCACCGGGCTCATCTGAGCCCGGGCACCGAAGTGGATATTCAGGAACTAACTAACTAACCAAATAAAGAATAAATTATCACATCAAGATGCTAACAATACATCACTGAAACAAAATTGTAGATTTGGGAATCCTACAGTAGTGTAGAGAACACTCAATATTTATGGAATTAAAGATCGAACCAACCAACAAATAGAGTAGAAGCTGTGAGGAGGCAAAGAACCAACCAACAAAATAAACAATACAAACATAGTAACTCCATCAACATACATATATATGCACAAATAATTCTAATGCTTCTTGAAGATCCTGACGTCCTTCCAGCGAGACTCCATGCAGCTGGAGTCGTGGTTCTGTGCGTACACGCCAAACTTGAAGTAGTGTGAGTCCCCGCCGCGGCCCTGGACATGCAGCTTCTGCTGGCCGTCGATGTACACGGTGAGCGTCGACGCCTCGACGTCGTGGACCACGTTCAGCCGGAACCATCTGTCATAGATGGCATCCTCGACGAGCTGTCGGTCGTAGTACCGCAGCGCGCCATTGTAAACATGCAGCATGAGCGTGGTGGCCGTCTCGCCGGCGCCGAACACCTGCATAATAGACACCCCCGTGGTGCCGGAGGGGACGTACCCGTAACCCTCGAACTGCCACACGCCGGAGCTGTAGTCGTAGCCCTGCAAGTAAAAGAAGATTAGTAAGATCACTAGACCTTAATTACACCCAAACGAAGTACAACTAATGATGCGGTAAACTTACTGCCATCCTGATCTCAGTTCTTGGGCTGGTATGGCTCTGGCGGGCATGGGGCTTGTCAGAGGCGAGCACCCAGAGCTTCCGCACGGTGCCGTCGAAGCTGTAGCGTGCGCCGCTCGCCTCGTCGTAGGGGCGCTGCAGCACAAAGTTgctctcctcgagcctcaccgaCGTGAACCC
This sequence is a window from Aegilops tauschii subsp. strangulata cultivar AL8/78 chromosome 7, Aet v6.0, whole genome shotgun sequence. Protein-coding genes within it:
- the LOC109763675 gene encoding citrate-binding protein-like is translated as MAPRSLSWISVSLLVLLASAADPTYGFTSVRLEESNFVLQRPYDEASGARYSFDGTVRKLWVLASDKPHARQSHTSPRTEIRMAGYDYSSGVWQFEGYGYVPSGTTGVSIMQVFGAGETATTLMLHVYNGALRYYDRQLVEDAIYDRWFRLNVVHDVEASTLTVYIDGQQKLHVQGRGGDSHYFKFGVYAQNHDSSCMESRWKDVRIFKKH